From Malacoplasma iowae:
CAATGGCACACAACCAATAGGGCCAATAAACCCAGCTGGAATATTAAGTTCATTACCTGCTATTCTATTTGCTTTTGATTCATTCTTAGGTGTTGGTAATTTAAGTAAAGAAATGAAAAAACCACAAATGGTTTCAAAGGTTATAGTTGTGGGTATGATATTCTGTTCTATTATCTACATTCTTATTACTGTTGTACAAATACTAGTAGGAAAAGGAATAGTATCAGATGTTTTCGCAGCAATATTTTCAGATAATGAAACTGCAAAAACAACTTTTAATTACATTGTTAAAATTTCAATGTTTATAGCTGTATTTGGGGTTGCTAACTCTATTACAATGACATCAATCAGATCTTTTGATTATGTTATTCATGAAAGAATTATATATAAAGCAGATGTTTTACATGCAATGTCTGGTAAAAGGGAAATGATACCCGGTGCTATACTTTTCACTCTCTCATGTATACCTTGATTTGCAATTAATTTAATTCTTGCAATTGTATTTAAACATGATGCGTTTACAGATGGAATTTCTAATTTCCCTACATTATTCTTCTTTGCAGTTTATGGAATAGTAATTTTATTTGGAATTATTAATAGACGCACTAAAAAAGTTAAAGTTGAAAAAGTTAAAGGATTTATGCCAATAGCAATAATTGCATGTGTTGGTATACTTATAATCTTTGGTTATCAGTTCTTTTATGATTTTATGTACAATGCGTTTTCAAATCCAAATGGTACATTAAGTTGAGGTGTGTTTTATGGTCCATCAACAGCTGATAAAGTTAAGAACTGACAAGGGTCAATTGTGTTTTTTTCATTTATAATATTATTTATAGGGATGCCTTTTATAAATTACTTATTAGTTAAAAAAGATAAGGAAAGACAAGCTATTAAGCTTAAAAAGGAAATAAAAAAATTATGTCTAAATCAATAATAATGATTTGTGATGAATGTCTCTCTAGAAACTATAAAACCAAAAAAAATCAATTCAAAAAAGAAAGATTAGAGTTGAAGAAATATTGCCCTAAATGCAATAAAAAAACTCTTCACAAAGAAACAAGGTAATAAATTATGGAAGATAAAAAAAACAAAGATAATCAAGAACTTGTATTAACTGATATTTATACTAATGATGAAGATGTAGAGATATCAAAAGAAGAGAGAGTTGAAACTATAGTTGAAGAGAAAAAGAAAAATAAAATAAAAAAAAATAAAGTAAAAAAACAAGGTTTATCTTTAAAACTTAAAACATTCTTTTTTGGTTTAGGAAAAGAATTTGAAAGAATGTCATGAACAAGTAAATCAGATCTAATAAAAAATTTTATAGTTGTGATTTGTATTGTTGTAATACTAACTGCAATATTTACAGGTGTTGGTATTGGAATGCAAAAATTATTAAGTTTATAATTTGGAGTTGAAAATGAGTATTGTTAATGAAGCTCAATGATATATAGCTACATGTATCATTGGTAATGAAGATGTTGTTTACAAAGAATTAGAAGATAAAATTAGAGCTTTTAGATTAAATGATGTTGTTAAGGAAATAAAACTTCTTAAATCTAGAGAAATCACTATTGAAGTTTTTGATAATAAAGATAACCCACCACCAAAATTAATGAGAAATACAAAATCAATAACTTGAACTACATTACCAGGTAATAGATATAAGAAAACTAGAATTAGAGAAATTAACAGATTCCCAGGTTACATTTATATCAAAATGATAATGGAAGAACAAGCTTGATATGTTATTAGAAACACTTTTGGTATTACAGGATTTGTTGGGTCATCTGGTAAAGGTGCTAAACCAATTCCAATGTCTGAATTTGAAGTTGAAAGATTATTCAATGAAGCAAGTAATGAGGACATTATCATTAATAAATCAGGAATGTCTTATGTTGAAGAAGGTTTAGAAAATTTAAAACCAATTGAAGATGTTGATACAAAATTTGATGAACCAGAAATTGTTGCTGTTCACAACAAACCATATGTTGTAAATATCCCAAGTAATGATGATTATTTTGATTCAACTAAAAAAGAAGAAGACAATAAAGTACCAAGTGTTGATAACATAGAAATAAAATTGGAAAAAGAAGATGTTGTTGCTAAAGATATTGCAGAATCAAAACAAGATACAGACAACAATGAATCAATATATTTAAAAGATGAAAATGAACCACAAGTTTTTGATTTTGATCTTGATGATAAAGAAATTGATAACTTAAAAGTTGGAACATTTGTAACAATCAAATCAGGTGAAATGGTTGGCGAAAAAGGAAACATAATTTCAATTGATAAAACAAACAATATGGTAAAAGTTGAAATTGATATGTTTGGTAGAAAATCAATTATAGATGTTTCAATTAAAGATATAGAACTAGGTTTTGAAAATAATTAGTTATTAATGACTAATTATTTTTTTTAACTATTAATTTAATATATTTACAAATTGTTATATAATTTTAAAGTATTTAATTTTATAAGGAGAAATAATGCCTAAAAAAGCAGAAGAAAAAAAAGTTGGATCAGCAACTAAAACTGTTGCTGCAAAAGCAGAAAAAAAAGTAGCTAAAAAAACAACTACTACTACAAAAACAAAAAAAGAAAGTTCTGCATCTAAAAAAGTAGAAAAACCAGTTTCTAC
This genomic window contains:
- a CDS encoding APC family permease — protein: MSVNKARKIGFFSALAILIGSVIGIGIFLKNRSVFAANNQNGYGILISWIIAAVVSVCTAFSFAEVSSTEHSKAGLAGWAGKLIGKRTGYFIKVNMPFFYFSILMVTIFIFTGEALFSLFDPNQKIPFYWVVIASIFIFIGLVALNTFAFHASKQMQMVITIVKFIPIILVIILGFAFFNQVQGGNRFEVMETPGNGTQPIGPINPAGILSSLPAILFAFDSFLGVGNLSKEMKKPQMVSKVIVVGMIFCSIIYILITVVQILVGKGIVSDVFAAIFSDNETAKTTFNYIVKISMFIAVFGVANSITMTSIRSFDYVIHERIIYKADVLHAMSGKREMIPGAILFTLSCIPWFAINLILAIVFKHDAFTDGISNFPTLFFFAVYGIVILFGIINRRTKKVKVEKVKGFMPIAIIACVGILIIFGYQFFYDFMYNAFSNPNGTLSWGVFYGPSTADKVKNWQGSIVFFSFIILFIGMPFINYLLVKKDKERQAIKLKKEIKKLCLNQ
- the rpmG gene encoding 50S ribosomal protein L33 — encoded protein: MICDECLSRNYKTKKNQFKKERLELKKYCPKCNKKTLHKETR
- the secE gene encoding preprotein translocase subunit SecE, with product MEDKKNKDNQELVLTDIYTNDEDVEISKEERVETIVEEKKKNKIKKNKVKKQGLSLKLKTFFFGLGKEFERMSWTSKSDLIKNFIVVICIVVILTAIFTGVGIGMQKLLSL
- the nusG gene encoding transcription termination/antitermination protein NusG produces the protein MSIVNEAQWYIATCIIGNEDVVYKELEDKIRAFRLNDVVKEIKLLKSREITIEVFDNKDNPPPKLMRNTKSITWTTLPGNRYKKTRIREINRFPGYIYIKMIMEEQAWYVIRNTFGITGFVGSSGKGAKPIPMSEFEVERLFNEASNEDIIINKSGMSYVEEGLENLKPIEDVDTKFDEPEIVAVHNKPYVVNIPSNDDYFDSTKKEEDNKVPSVDNIEIKLEKEDVVAKDIAESKQDTDNNESIYLKDENEPQVFDFDLDDKEIDNLKVGTFVTIKSGEMVGEKGNIISIDKTNNMVKVEIDMFGRKSIIDVSIKDIELGFENN